In Paenibacillus larvae subsp. larvae, the following proteins share a genomic window:
- a CDS encoding ABC transporter permease, whose product MLKGIIREMSFLKSVWLMNLASAMEYRFNFIIQIVFMFINNAIYFVFWLLFFEHFESIKGWSMTEMYLLFATVTTGFGIALTIFGNATRLNNMITMGQMDTYLSFPRPVMLYALISRSSVAALGDISFGVIAFLFAKKFTWQAVVLWMGCSVLVALIFVAFCSLVGSLAFWLGKSNVLAEQANMVLLTFSMYPNGIFDGFVRLLLFTIVPAGLIGAFPVEIVRDLNGDLFVKLAIYALIICVISVMVFYFGLRRYESSNVIKMNS is encoded by the coding sequence ATGCTCAAAGGGATTATTCGCGAAATGAGCTTTTTGAAGTCAGTTTGGCTAATGAACTTAGCCTCCGCAATGGAATATAGATTCAATTTCATCATTCAGATTGTATTTATGTTTATAAATAACGCGATCTACTTTGTATTTTGGCTCTTATTCTTTGAACATTTTGAATCTATCAAGGGCTGGAGTATGACAGAGATGTACCTTCTCTTCGCTACAGTCACTACTGGCTTTGGCATTGCACTAACTATTTTTGGCAATGCAACGCGCTTGAATAACATGATCACGATGGGACAAATGGATACCTACTTATCTTTTCCTCGTCCTGTGATGCTGTATGCCTTGATTTCACGTTCATCAGTGGCAGCCTTGGGTGATATCTCGTTCGGTGTGATAGCCTTTCTATTTGCAAAAAAGTTTACGTGGCAGGCTGTTGTTCTCTGGATGGGTTGCAGTGTATTGGTAGCACTGATTTTCGTCGCATTCTGCTCATTGGTTGGAAGCTTAGCTTTTTGGTTAGGTAAGTCTAATGTACTTGCAGAACAGGCAAACATGGTGCTACTCACGTTTTCGATGTATCCGAACGGCATTTTTGACGGCTTTGTACGTCTGTTATTATTTACGATTGTTCCCGCTGGTTTAATCGGTGCGTTCCCGGTGGAGATTGTACGAGATCTAAACGGTGATTTGTTTGTCAAATTGGCGATATATGCGCTAATCATCTGTGTTATATCGGTGATGGTGTTCTACTTCGGACTTAGGAGATATGAATCCAGTAATGTTATTAAGATGAACTCGTAA
- a CDS encoding ABC transporter permease: MRLNRKVDKYVAVTLTNLRSNLTYVGELVYRTTFILMILYIFIQLWKTAYGGEEQSAGMTLIQTIWYLVITEAIILSKTSVAQTIAQEVRDGSLAYSINRPYSYLMYHFFNGLGDTFLRLVINFIAGSMLVTYLIGLIPVKPWVLLPVLLTILLALILDYCISALIGLFAFKMEDISSFLFIYQKILFILGGVLIPLDFFPSWLKVTANLLPFGLIIYAPAKLFVNFSWAGFWEVAGFQVLWSLVFVILLTIVYRNGIRKVTLNGG; this comes from the coding sequence TTGAGGCTCAATCGTAAAGTCGATAAATACGTGGCAGTGACTCTCACGAATTTGCGTAGTAATTTAACGTATGTCGGTGAATTAGTTTATCGAACTACGTTCATCCTTATGATATTGTATATTTTTATCCAACTTTGGAAAACCGCTTATGGCGGGGAAGAGCAGTCAGCCGGTATGACTTTGATCCAGACAATCTGGTATCTGGTGATTACAGAGGCGATAATCCTGAGTAAAACGTCGGTGGCACAGACAATTGCACAAGAAGTGCGAGATGGCTCGCTAGCCTATTCAATTAACCGTCCTTACAGTTATCTTATGTATCACTTTTTTAACGGGCTTGGGGATACGTTCTTGCGTTTGGTTATCAATTTTATCGCCGGGAGCATGCTGGTTACTTATTTGATCGGTTTGATACCTGTCAAACCATGGGTCCTGTTGCCTGTCCTGCTCACCATATTGTTGGCGTTGATCCTAGATTATTGCATCAGTGCTCTAATAGGATTATTCGCTTTTAAAATGGAGGATATATCCAGTTTTTTGTTTATCTATCAGAAGATTTTATTCATTTTAGGAGGAGTTTTAATTCCATTAGATTTTTTTCCAAGCTGGCTAAAGGTGACCGCAAATTTGTTACCGTTCGGGTTAATTATCTATGCTCCCGCGAAGCTGTTTGTTAACTTTAGTTGGGCCGGATTTTGGGAGGTGGCAGGCTTCCAAGTCTTATGGAGTTTGGTGTTTGTAATTCTGTTGACGATTGTATATCGGAACGGTATTCGCAAAGTAACGTTAAATGGAGGATAG
- a CDS encoding ABC transporter ATP-binding protein produces MQGSLKALLNPKYKTVDAVRNVNFRVEKGEILAFIGPNGAGKSTTIKMLTGLLYPSSGSAEILGLNPWKQRRQLAYRIGTVFGQKAQLWYYLPPLDTFNLLAKIYELDQKEFRAQADMLIELFKLQDFLNTPVRKLSLGQRMKCEITASLLHKPELVFLDEPTIGLDVIAKQQIREAILAMNEINKTTIFLTSHDAGDIESICQRVIVVNNGEVIFDDPLSSLKKGFLTHKNIEVRFSEPLHGEFALPGVEVIKSTQHSVKLRVNTGSDSVSQIMKQIIDGYAVSDFNVDDPTMEEIIRTIYNTQPLHNEKEAMSIEAQS; encoded by the coding sequence ATGCAAGGGAGCCTAAAAGCGCTTTTAAATCCGAAATACAAAACGGTTGATGCGGTTCGGAACGTCAATTTTCGTGTAGAAAAGGGGGAAATTCTAGCATTCATTGGTCCCAATGGTGCTGGGAAGTCAACTACAATCAAAATGTTGACTGGCCTACTATACCCTTCCTCAGGATCAGCTGAAATTCTAGGCCTCAACCCATGGAAGCAAAGAAGGCAACTTGCTTACCGCATAGGTACAGTTTTTGGCCAAAAAGCCCAATTATGGTATTATCTCCCTCCGCTAGATACTTTCAATTTACTTGCTAAGATTTACGAGTTGGATCAAAAAGAATTTCGTGCACAAGCCGATATGTTGATTGAATTATTCAAACTTCAGGACTTTTTGAACACACCGGTTCGCAAACTCAGTCTTGGACAGCGAATGAAGTGCGAGATCACAGCTTCCCTTTTGCATAAGCCTGAATTAGTGTTTCTTGATGAACCAACGATCGGTTTGGATGTTATTGCAAAACAACAGATTCGCGAAGCGATTCTCGCAATGAATGAAATTAACAAAACAACTATTTTTCTAACAAGTCACGACGCTGGGGACATCGAGAGCATCTGTCAGCGAGTAATTGTGGTAAATAATGGAGAGGTCATATTTGATGATCCCCTTTCATCACTAAAAAAAGGCTTCCTGACGCATAAGAACATCGAGGTTCGGTTTTCAGAGCCCTTACACGGTGAGTTCGCACTCCCTGGTGTTGAAGTGATCAAAAGCACGCAGCATTCGGTGAAGTTACGGGTTAATACCGGATCGGATTCAGTTTCACAGATCATGAAACAAATAATTGATGGTTATGCTGTGTCTGACTTCAACGTAGATGACCCGACAATGGAGGAGATCATTCGCACGATCTATAACACCCAACCTTTGCATAACGAGAAGGAGGCGATGTCCATTGAGGCTCAATCGTAA
- a CDS encoding TauD/TfdA family dioxygenase has translation MYVRNYGEEVDLPWQNVFQTEDKSVVEQFCWEQNIKFFWQGDRLKTYQVCQAIAVHPRTGEMVWFNQAHLFHISSLDKITRDFLLAEYSEGGLPRNVYYGDGSSIEDSVLDEVRHCYKQETILFPWKEGDILMLDNMLMAHGRTPFTGERRVVVGMAEPYSSVPSNDYRN, from the coding sequence ATGTATGTCCGCAACTATGGAGAAGAAGTGGACCTGCCGTGGCAAAATGTATTTCAGACGGAAGATAAGTCGGTTGTCGAGCAATTTTGTTGGGAACAGAACATAAAATTCTTTTGGCAGGGCGATCGACTGAAGACGTATCAGGTGTGTCAAGCTATTGCTGTTCATCCCAGGACGGGCGAGATGGTGTGGTTTAATCAAGCGCATTTATTTCATATTTCCAGTTTGGACAAGATAACTCGTGATTTTCTATTAGCAGAATATTCAGAAGGAGGCTTGCCTCGCAATGTGTACTATGGTGACGGTTCATCTATAGAAGATTCGGTTTTGGATGAGGTCCGTCATTGTTACAAACAGGAGACGATTCTTTTTCCTTGGAAGGAAGGGGACATCTTGATGCTTGACAATATGCTGATGGCTCATGGTCGTACACCATTTACTGGAGAACGTCGCGTTGTCGTTGGAATGGCGGAACCATACAGTAGTGTACCGTCAAATGATTATCGAAATTGA
- a CDS encoding TauD/TfdA family dioxygenase: MSYTTNWPLKIWFYAVQTAKKGGETQLADSRKVYERIDPSIRKMFKEKR; the protein is encoded by the coding sequence ATGTCATACACAACCAATTGGCCGTTAAAAATTTGGTTTTATGCAGTACAAACTGCAAAAAAAGGAGGGGAAACTCAACTCGCGGACAGTCGAAAAGTATATGAGCGTATTGATCCAAGTATAAGAAAGATGTTTAAAGAAAAAAGGTGA
- a CDS encoding AAA family ATPase, with product MDLSYQQEHVLITGPNGSGKSTITYCMGAVLYSSKVDIEGLRSRNLAPDEIWKAQIRLLFKNEGYARIDAPDYVEFSLSILQEPGQPVKKEFIISTGDDPEEWEEKIRYTSGDRQYNFSAYKKDLQYKYKIDPDMFYLIWYQQEVNQFAVMHPEERFRIFAEMHGIDQVQRNWEESMEKLKETQETLRVAESNVANKKQWLQIKKSELDRYEDNQQRLLEGGKWYAHSLLQLEAYYKREQEQLNSQIEQFELEKEQQQEHIGEMKGREAEVNVKMTALQKEIDQLKAELSQCDEQLQALDIVMKETKTAITELERELQEVSKEKERITRTEDEVKQQLTDVTLQLNDTLEQDTKLNFEIEKSEVRNQELTGVISRLEALIERDQKEETEHQERLRQFVSSHHVQEELNRLEQSLLIAKDKRHEHLNCVRDLKEELARLEDERDWSRRQMDSLTYFSSRGIRAYALRELVELDGSAQLKSEERFNSIKYTIFFDGHMVAVPNDLYHVPLRKVVPDRSVTELMPLQLRVKEGLDEEVFPHAVKALWWVEQFFKDGDIRIEHGVLVDPMGIRGPQEQSRYILSARALIARKEEVARSIRELSLKLEELDESIRQDTKRMQELNSIIHLVREAEAFMTREHERASRVIKQEEETARREELVEHIRELRKVQKELIEKRLKLERDQGELKGEAEFYVRLGQQKEKYQDLNAKQRYLRSLSGQHEELEHQHENCEDQLDNLEKELRKQQRELQDIQDQQEREERKLRQIHNQLQSRIDSLDTVKGGYVSSIQELEEFKRLAPHIYNEVARGDSLQSVNPSQLSSLSQIRSDLETGKVKFNHARNETGIDPEAPENYKVVEKEYQRHQDEYKRTSVLFEQDQERTGQLKDQLETTINMRVLEIKQRFKSYMGLFQFEGEIEWDQFEDRRGRTHFNLYIKARKEGHRGTLEDVSVKARGGKVGKGVSGGEESLSSLLFALALLQNLQTTPGFIVLDEFDSALDEQRKLKVFDLYGRELERKLIILTPKSHEKSYLDRFSKAYIVHHDPTVPRSKVTGIIKKY from the coding sequence ATGGATTTATCTTATCAGCAAGAGCATGTTCTTATTACTGGGCCGAATGGTTCTGGAAAATCAACGATAACGTATTGCATGGGGGCCGTATTGTATTCTTCCAAGGTAGATATTGAAGGCTTGAGGTCGCGCAATCTGGCCCCGGATGAAATCTGGAAGGCACAAATCCGGCTGCTTTTTAAGAATGAGGGCTATGCACGAATCGATGCTCCGGATTATGTTGAGTTTTCACTTTCCATCCTTCAGGAGCCAGGACAGCCCGTCAAGAAGGAATTCATCATTTCCACCGGAGATGATCCTGAGGAATGGGAGGAGAAAATTCGTTATACCTCTGGCGACCGCCAATATAATTTCAGCGCTTACAAGAAGGATCTCCAATATAAGTACAAAATCGATCCGGATATGTTTTATCTTATCTGGTATCAACAGGAGGTCAATCAGTTTGCGGTTATGCATCCTGAGGAGCGGTTTCGGATATTTGCAGAAATGCATGGTATCGATCAGGTGCAGCGTAACTGGGAAGAGAGTATGGAGAAGTTAAAGGAGACGCAGGAGACACTGCGTGTGGCTGAAAGCAATGTGGCAAATAAAAAGCAATGGTTACAGATCAAGAAATCTGAGCTGGATCGGTATGAGGATAATCAGCAGCGATTGCTTGAAGGTGGAAAATGGTATGCACATTCTCTGCTTCAACTGGAAGCCTATTATAAACGCGAACAAGAGCAACTGAATAGTCAAATTGAGCAGTTTGAGCTAGAAAAAGAACAACAGCAGGAGCATATAGGTGAAATGAAGGGGCGGGAAGCTGAAGTCAACGTGAAGATGACGGCTCTTCAGAAGGAGATCGATCAGTTAAAAGCTGAACTGTCTCAATGTGATGAACAGCTTCAGGCATTGGATATCGTGATGAAGGAAACCAAGACGGCCATAACCGAGCTGGAACGTGAGCTGCAGGAAGTCAGCAAAGAGAAGGAACGCATTACACGGACAGAAGACGAAGTAAAGCAGCAGTTGACCGACGTTACCTTGCAATTGAACGATACGTTGGAGCAAGATACTAAGCTGAACTTTGAGATTGAGAAAAGCGAGGTAAGAAATCAAGAGCTTACAGGAGTCATATCCAGGCTGGAGGCTTTAATCGAGCGGGATCAGAAAGAGGAGACCGAGCATCAGGAACGGCTTCGTCAGTTTGTAAGCAGTCATCATGTTCAGGAAGAGCTGAATCGGCTAGAACAATCGCTTCTTATCGCTAAGGATAAAAGACATGAGCATTTAAATTGCGTTCGTGATTTAAAAGAGGAGCTTGCCCGGCTTGAAGATGAGCGTGATTGGTCACGGCGGCAAATGGATTCTTTGACATATTTCAGTTCGAGAGGGATCCGGGCATATGCATTACGTGAACTGGTGGAGCTGGATGGTTCCGCGCAGCTCAAATCAGAAGAGCGCTTTAACTCCATCAAGTACACGATATTTTTTGATGGACATATGGTTGCCGTTCCGAATGACCTGTACCATGTTCCGCTGCGCAAGGTGGTGCCTGATCGTTCGGTGACGGAGCTTATGCCGCTTCAACTTCGGGTAAAGGAAGGATTGGATGAGGAAGTGTTTCCTCACGCAGTCAAAGCTTTGTGGTGGGTTGAGCAGTTTTTTAAGGACGGTGACATTCGGATTGAACATGGTGTTCTGGTAGATCCGATGGGGATTCGCGGGCCACAGGAACAAAGCCGTTATATTTTGAGCGCACGTGCCCTCATTGCCCGCAAGGAGGAAGTTGCGAGGAGCATTCGTGAGCTGTCGCTGAAGCTGGAGGAACTCGATGAATCGATCCGGCAAGATACAAAACGAATGCAAGAGCTAAACAGCATCATTCATTTGGTTCGGGAAGCAGAGGCATTTATGACGAGGGAGCATGAGCGGGCCAGTAGAGTCATAAAACAGGAAGAGGAAACAGCGAGACGAGAAGAACTTGTGGAGCATATACGGGAGTTGCGAAAAGTTCAAAAAGAGCTTATAGAAAAGCGGCTGAAGTTGGAACGCGATCAGGGCGAGCTGAAGGGAGAAGCCGAGTTTTATGTGAGACTTGGTCAGCAGAAGGAGAAATATCAAGATCTGAACGCCAAGCAGCGGTATCTTCGAAGCTTGAGTGGGCAGCATGAAGAACTGGAACATCAGCATGAGAATTGTGAGGATCAACTGGACAATTTAGAGAAGGAGCTTCGAAAGCAGCAGCGTGAGCTGCAGGACATCCAGGATCAACAGGAGCGCGAGGAACGCAAGTTGCGCCAGATTCATAATCAACTGCAGTCAAGAATCGACTCTCTTGACACTGTGAAGGGAGGGTATGTGAGCTCGATTCAGGAATTGGAAGAGTTTAAGCGGTTAGCTCCGCATATTTACAACGAAGTGGCAAGGGGGGATAGTTTGCAGTCAGTCAACCCAAGCCAACTTTCTTCCTTATCTCAAATCCGTTCGGACCTTGAAACAGGCAAAGTAAAATTCAACCATGCCCGAAATGAAACGGGTATCGACCCAGAGGCGCCGGAAAATTATAAGGTGGTTGAAAAGGAATATCAACGTCATCAAGATGAATATAAACGGACGAGCGTATTGTTCGAGCAGGACCAAGAACGTACCGGCCAACTGAAGGACCAGTTGGAGACTACGATTAACATGAGAGTTCTCGAAATAAAACAGCGTTTCAAATCCTATATGGGTTTGTTTCAATTCGAGGGAGAAATTGAATGGGATCAATTTGAGGATCGTCGGGGGCGGACACATTTCAATCTGTATATTAAAGCGCGCAAGGAGGGACACAGAGGAACTCTGGAAGATGTCAGCGTTAAGGCTCGCGGCGGCAAAGTCGGCAAGGGTGTATCCGGCGGCGAGGAATCCTTGAGTTCCCTGCTGTTCGCACTCGCCCTACTGCAAAATTTGCAAACGACCCCGGGATTCATTGTATTAGACGAGTTCGACAGCGCCTTGGACGAGCAGCGGAAGTTGAAGGTTTTCGATCTTTATGGACGGGAGCTTGAGCGAAAGCTCATCATACTTACACCAAAATCCCATGAGAAATCGTACCTCGACCGATTCTCTAAAGCGTACATTGTACATCATGATCCGACTGTACCCCGAAGTAAAGTTACGGGAATAATAAAAAAATATTAA